The following nucleotide sequence is from Catonella massiliensis.
TCTTCCCTATTATAACACAGATAAAAAACGCCACCATATCAGCCGCCACTATGGTTGAGCCTACGGGTGTGGATGCCAATATCGAAATAAGCATTCCTATAACCGCACAAACCACAGATAAGGATGCTGAAAAAATAACTACTCCCTTGAAGTTTTTTATAAGTCTCATCGCAGAAAGTGCAGGGAAGATAATAAGTGCGGATATAAGAAGTGAGCCTACAAGATTCATCCCAAGCACTATAATCACAGCTATGATTATCGCTATAAGGAGATTATACCTGTCTGTCTTCACTCCTGTTGCCTTTGAGAAATTCTCATCAAAGGTCACAGCAAAGAGCCTGTTGTAAAGTAACACAAAGAAGACCATTACAAGTATGGAAAATACTATACAGATAAGAACTTCTTCCTTACTTAGTGTGAGTATAGAGGTTGAGCCAAACAGGGTAGTACAGACATCTCCTGACACATTACCTTTAGTGTTAAATATGTTCATAAGCATGTATCCTATCGCAAGGGCTCCTACACTAAGCATAGCTATAACAGCATCCCCCTTTATGGAGCTGTTCTGCCCTGTCTTTAGGAGGAAGATAGCTGTAATTACTGTGACAGGAAGGATGATAATCATTTT
It contains:
- a CDS encoding metal ABC transporter permease — protein: MAEILEKLQYYLQFPFVIYAFIVGVLIALCSSLLGVTLVLKRFSYIGDGLSHVAFGAMAVASVIGLTDKMIIILPVTVITAIFLLKTGQNSSIKGDAVIAMLSVGALAIGYMLMNIFNTKGNVSGDVCTTLFGSTSILTLSKEEVLICIVFSILVMVFFVLLYNRLFAVTFDENFSKATGVKTDRYNLLIAIIIAVIIVLGMNLVGSLLISALIIFPALSAMRLIKNFKGVVIFSASLSVVCAVIGMLISILASTPVGSTIVAADMVAFFICVIIGKIKG